In one Candidatus Hydrogenedentota bacterium genomic region, the following are encoded:
- the rpsG gene encoding 30S ribosomal protein S7: protein MPRRREVQKRVVLPDPRYGSVLLTKFVNTVMRRGKKSVAEAIVYGALDILKAKIPNEDPIATFARAIDNAKPMVHVKARRVGGATYQVPVEIPPETRTSIAFRWIIEFARKRGEKTMRERLAAELIDCLNKTGGTVKRKDDTHKMAEANKAFAHFRY from the coding sequence ATGCCGCGTCGACGTGAAGTGCAGAAACGGGTTGTGCTGCCGGACCCCCGGTATGGCAGCGTTTTGCTGACCAAGTTCGTCAACACCGTGATGCGCCGCGGGAAGAAGAGCGTGGCCGAGGCGATAGTCTACGGCGCGCTGGACATTCTAAAAGCGAAGATTCCGAATGAAGACCCCATTGCGACGTTCGCCCGGGCCATCGACAACGCGAAGCCGATGGTGCATGTGAAGGCGCGCCGTGTCGGCGGCGCCACCTATCAGGTGCCGGTCGAGATCCCGCCGGAAACGCGCACGTCGATTGCCTTCCGCTGGATAATCGAATTCGCGCGCAAGCGGGGTGAGAAGACGATGCGCGAACGTCTGGCCGCCGAGTTGATCGATTGCCTGAACAAGACGGGCGGCACGGTGAAGCGCAAGGACGACACGCACAAGATGGCGGAAGCAAACAAGGCGTTCGCGCATTTCCGGTATTAG
- the rpsL gene encoding 30S ribosomal protein S12 produces MPTINQLVRDCRETRHAKTKAPALKGCPQASGTCTRVYTMTPKKPNSALRKVARVRLKNGMEVTVYIPGIGHNLQEHSQVLIRGGRVKDLPGVRYHLIRGKLDATGDMGGQASQKDDGGKKVRNGRWNSRSKYGVKRPKQSS; encoded by the coding sequence TTGCCTACGATTAATCAGTTGGTGCGTGATTGCCGCGAGACGCGGCACGCGAAGACGAAAGCGCCGGCGCTGAAGGGCTGTCCCCAGGCGTCGGGCACGTGCACGCGTGTCTACACCATGACGCCGAAGAAACCGAATTCGGCGTTGCGCAAGGTGGCCCGTGTCCGCCTGAAAAATGGCATGGAAGTAACGGTCTACATTCCGGGTATCGGCCACAATCTGCAGGAACACTCGCAGGTGCTGATCCGCGGGGGCCGTGTCAAGGACCTGCCGGGCGTGCGGTACCATTTGATTCGCGGCAAGCTGGACGCCACGGGCGACATGGGCGGCCAGGCGTCGCAAAAGGATGATGGTGGCAAGAAAGTGCGTAACGGCCGCTGGAACAGCCGATCGAAATACGGCGTGAAGCGGCCCAAGCAGAGCTCATAA
- a CDS encoding prepilin-type N-terminal cleavage/methylation domain-containing protein produces the protein MTGREREAEAVKLDRNRFGFTLIELLVVIAIIGILAAILLPALARAREAARRASCQNNLKEWGLVFKMYANEDPGERWPTMQFGAFPDSGGTPLAHVDVGPDLFDIYPEYLTDPMIILCPSDAEYAYHRDKMYALDPDTPCLNVATAGTDECASVVDASYLYAGWVLDRAGDEWGTAPLDTVAAALILASPIPLAPGDIPEQGTPGPAQLVRALEELVGDPQLVTGVLAVPPDNPMIQGVIDRDISGDSLAGLGNGGGNTVYRLREGIERFLITDINNPAATAQAQSTVYVMWDHVASVVEHFNHVPGGSNVLYLDGHVDFIRYQEGGTAPVTRNMAVTLSLLGALTL, from the coding sequence ATGACGGGACGCGAAAGGGAGGCAGAGGCGGTGAAACTCGACCGGAACAGGTTCGGCTTTACGTTAATCGAATTGCTCGTCGTCATAGCCATCATTGGTATCCTGGCGGCGATACTGCTACCCGCGCTCGCACGGGCGCGCGAAGCGGCGCGGCGCGCCAGTTGTCAGAACAATCTGAAGGAATGGGGTCTCGTCTTCAAGATGTACGCGAACGAAGACCCGGGCGAGCGCTGGCCCACGATGCAGTTCGGCGCGTTTCCCGACAGCGGGGGTACGCCGCTGGCGCACGTCGACGTGGGACCTGACCTCTTCGATATTTATCCAGAGTACCTGACGGACCCCATGATCATTCTTTGTCCTTCCGACGCGGAGTACGCCTATCATCGCGACAAGATGTACGCGCTCGACCCGGATACGCCCTGTCTCAACGTGGCGACGGCCGGCACCGACGAGTGCGCGTCCGTTGTCGACGCCAGCTATCTCTACGCGGGCTGGGTGCTCGACCGCGCCGGAGACGAATGGGGCACGGCCCCGCTCGACACGGTGGCGGCAGCGCTGATTCTGGCGTCGCCCATTCCTCTGGCCCCCGGCGATATTCCGGAGCAGGGCACGCCCGGCCCCGCACAGCTGGTCCGCGCGCTCGAGGAATTGGTCGGCGACCCGCAACTGGTCACGGGGGTGCTTGCGGTCCCGCCGGACAACCCGATGATCCAGGGCGTGATTGATCGGGACATATCCGGCGACTCGCTCGCGGGCCTTGGCAACGGCGGCGGCAACACGGTATACCGCCTTCGGGAAGGCATCGAGCGGTTTCTGATTACCGATATCAACAACCCCGCCGCAACGGCGCAGGCGCAAAGCACGGTATATGTCATGTGGGACCACGTCGCGTCGGTGGTCGAGCACTTCAACCACGTTCCCGGCGGCAGCAACGTGCTGTACCTGGACGGTCACGTGGATTTCATTCGCTATCAGGAAGGGGGCACGGCGCCGGTAACGCGCAACATGGCCGTCACGTTGTCGTTGCTCGGCGCGCTGACGCTATAA